A window of Cyanobacteria bacterium GSL.Bin1 genomic DNA:
ATTCAAAAAAAGATGCTTTTATTGCAGCTGTTTTTTGGCTTGTTGCCATAACGTTTCTAACTCATCTAACGAATACTCACTTAACGAACCTTCTGCTAAATCTTCCATCACGCTTAACCGTTGCACAAACCGCTGATTAGTGCCGTGTAATGCTTCTGAAGGATCAAAGCCATACCAACGAGCAATGTTAACCAGGGTAAATAATAAATCGCCCAATTCTGACTCTTGATGTTTAAAGTTATCCGCTTTTAGGGCTTCTTTAAACTCAGATAGTTCTTCTTCAAATTTCTCCCAAATGCCTTCTGCACTGTTCCATTCAAACCCAAATTTTGCGGCTTTAGTTGAAATTTTCATACTGGCAAAAAGCGGGGGTAAGGTTTCCGTATATTTCTGAAACTTATGACTGAGTTTCTCTACTTGTTGGGAATGATATCCTTTTTCTTCTGCTTTAATGGCTTCCCAATTTTTTCGCACTTCTGCGACATCTTCGACTTCCACATCGCCAAAAACATGAGGGTGACGGCGGATGAGTTTATCAGTAATGCCTTGGGCCACTTCTTCTAAAGTGAAATGTCCATTTTCAGAAGCAATTTGGGCTTGTAAAACGACTTGTAGTAAGAAATCTCCTAATTCTTCAACAATTTCTTCTTGATTTTCACTGCGGATGGCAGCCGCCACTTCGTAGGCTTCTTCAATAATATAGGGAATCAGGGTTTGTTGGGTTTGGGCTAGATCCCACGGACATCCCTCTTGCGGCGATCGCAGCTTGGCAACGACATCTATTAAATCATTGAGAGCATTTAAAATTGATTCTTTGACAACTGTTTCAATTTGGTTCATAGTTATTCGTCATTAGTCATTAGTCATTGGTCATTAGTCATTAGTCATTGGTCATTGGTTATTAGTCATTCTTAATTTTGCTATCCCATATCCAACGGATCGACATCAATATTTAAACTAATTCCTTGCGGACAGCAACGATACAAACTCATTAAATCAGGGAGATCATTTTCAGTGGTTTCAGGGGGAAACTTTAACAAAATTTGCCAGCGATAACGACGGGCAATTCGCATCACACTTGCGGGTGCGGGACCTAAAATTTCATAATCATTTTCTCCAGCCATTTCCCGACAAACATCGGCTAATAGGGTTGCGGTTTGTTGCACTTCTAACGCCTCTAAACCACTTAAATTGAGTAAAATTAATTTGCCATAAGGGGGATAATTATAGGCATAGCGATTTTCTAATTCGGCTTGGGCAAATCGCAGATAATCGTGAGTCCGTAACGCTTCAATTACTGAGTGGTCTGGGGAATAAGTTTGAATGATCACTTGTCCGGGTTCATTGCCTCTTCCGGCGCGTCCAGCAACTTGGGCGAGGGTTTGAAACGCGCGTTCCGCTGCCATATAATCAGAACGGTGCAGCACCCCATCGGCAGAGACAACCGCAACGAGGGTCACTTGTTCAATATCTAGCCCTTTGGTCAACATTTGTGTTCCCACTAACAAATCCGCTTCTTGATTGGTAAATTGCTGGAGGAGAGAACGATGGGCGCCTTTAGTCCGAGTGGTGTCGCTATCAAAGCGGAGGGCGCGCAGTTCCGGGAATTCTTGTTCTAGGGCTTGTTTGACGCGCTGGGTTCCGGTGCCAAAATGTTTCAGGTAAGGAGAATTGCAAGCCGGACATTGTGGGGGCTGCAGTTGAGTATGGTTACAGTAGTGACAGCGTAGGGTTTGCGTTCCTCCTTCATGGGTGTAGTGATAAGATAGCGAGACATCACAGTGAGGACATTCAATCACATAACCACAACTGCGACAGGAAACAAAGGTGCTATGTCCGCGACGGGGAATGAACAAAATCCCTTGTTTCCCTTCTGTTTTTAGATTACGGAGTGCCCTTTGTAACGGTTCACTAAAAATAGAACGATTCCCCTGTTGCAGTTCTTTGCGCATATCGACCACGGAAATAGGGGGAAGGGGACGAGAATAGATCCGTTCAGGCAGAGAAAGATAACGGTGTTGCGAAGCGGGTTCATTTTGGGTTTTCCAGGTTTCCAGGGAAGGAGTGGCTGATCCCAGAATTAAAGGACAGTTCTCGAGTTGGGCGCGCCATTTGGCAACGGTACGGGCATGATAAGTGGGGAGGCGTTGGGTTTGTTTGAAGCTACTGTCGTGTTCTTCATCAAGGATAATCAGTCCCAAATGGGGAAGCGGTGAAAAAATCGCCGATCGCGTTCCAATGACCACTTGCGGTTCGCCACTCAGCATTTGTCGCCACGTATCATATCGTTCCCCGGTGGAAAGTCCGCTGTGATAGATGCACACTTGCGATCCGAATCTTGCCCGCGCGCGATCGCACAGTTGGGGCGTTAGTCCAATTTCCGGGACGAGAATCAACGCGGAATAACCCGCTTGTAATAAGGGCGCGATCGCCTGCAAATACACTTCTGTTTTCCCGGAACCCGTAACACCATGTAAGAGAACTTGGGTAAAGTGGGTTAACTCGGTAATCGTGTTGAGGGCGTACTGTTGCGCTGCATTTAATGCCTTGGCTTGATCCGCTGCTTGGTCGGGAGTTTGGGCAAAGCGGAGGCGTTCTTGTTCTTGTATTACCACACAGCCTTTTTTTTCTAGTGCAGAAACAGTGCTGGAAGTCGTATTACATAAACGCAAGAGTTCTGTTAACCATAACTCACCTCCTTGACGACGTAAAATTTCTAACACTTCTCGCTGACGGGGAGTTAATTCAGGAGATTCTCCCACCAATAACACGGCTTTCTGTCGTTTCGGACGAGACGGTTGCGGGTGTTGCAAATAACTTTCGACCCAACCCCGTCGCATTAACTCATTAATCCCGCGCTGCGCCCCTTTCAGCTGTTTTCGCAGATAAGTTGCACTATACTCCCCTGCCTTTTGGGCTTGTAATAATCTGAGAACTTGTAGCGCGATCGGCGAGCAAAAATTTTCCACCCCGTCTGGAATTGCTTCTTGGCGTAGACAAATCCGCAGTTGTGACTTTCCTAATAACCCTGGCGGTAAGGCGGTGCGAATTACCGAGAGGAGAGGCGTGCAGTAGTAAGTCGCTACTTGTTCTAACAATTCCCAATAGCGCGGTGGAAACAAGCTTTCGCTGACGACGGTTTCTACTTCCCGAATTT
This region includes:
- the mazG gene encoding nucleoside triphosphate pyrophosphohydrolase, coding for MNQIETVVKESILNALNDLIDVVAKLRSPQEGCPWDLAQTQQTLIPYIIEEAYEVAAAIRSENQEEIVEELGDFLLQVVLQAQIASENGHFTLEEVAQGITDKLIRRHPHVFGDVEVEDVAEVRKNWEAIKAEEKGYHSQQVEKLSHKFQKYTETLPPLFASMKISTKAAKFGFEWNSAEGIWEKFEEELSEFKEALKADNFKHQESELGDLLFTLVNIARWYGFDPSEALHGTNQRFVQRLSVMEDLAEGSLSEYSLDELETLWQQAKKQLQ
- the priA gene encoding primosomal protein N'; this translates as MLKSPVAPTVSATKASYKSQPSSPQWVEVLVDCPDIEGLLTYRLPPDLTIHPGDIVNVPLQSQTVGGIVIRLRASLPANLAETQIREVETVVSESLFPPRYWELLEQVATYYCTPLLSVIRTALPPGLLGKSQLRICLRQEAIPDGVENFCSPIALQVLRLLQAQKAGEYSATYLRKQLKGAQRGINELMRRGWVESYLQHPQPSRPKRQKAVLLVGESPELTPRQREVLEILRRQGGELWLTELLRLCNTTSSTVSALEKKGCVVIQEQERLRFAQTPDQAADQAKALNAAQQYALNTITELTHFTQVLLHGVTGSGKTEVYLQAIAPLLQAGYSALILVPEIGLTPQLCDRARARFGSQVCIYHSGLSTGERYDTWRQMLSGEPQVVIGTRSAIFSPLPHLGLIILDEEHDSSFKQTQRLPTYHARTVAKWRAQLENCPLILGSATPSLETWKTQNEPASQHRYLSLPERIYSRPLPPISVVDMRKELQQGNRSIFSEPLQRALRNLKTEGKQGILFIPRRGHSTFVSCRSCGYVIECPHCDVSLSYHYTHEGGTQTLRCHYCNHTQLQPPQCPACNSPYLKHFGTGTQRVKQALEQEFPELRALRFDSDTTRTKGAHRSLLQQFTNQEADLLVGTQMLTKGLDIEQVTLVAVVSADGVLHRSDYMAAERAFQTLAQVAGRAGRGNEPGQVIIQTYSPDHSVIEALRTHDYLRFAQAELENRYAYNYPPYGKLILLNLSGLEALEVQQTATLLADVCREMAGENDYEILGPAPASVMRIARRYRWQILLKFPPETTENDLPDLMSLYRCCPQGISLNIDVDPLDMG